In Papaver somniferum cultivar HN1 chromosome 1, ASM357369v1, whole genome shotgun sequence, a genomic segment contains:
- the LOC113302437 gene encoding phosphatidylinositol N-acetylglucosaminyltransferase subunit A-like: protein MPSNTMDQKRRLRILMVSDFFYPNFGGVENHIYLLSQCLLKLGHKVVVMTHAYGNRSGVRYMTGGLKVYYIPWKPFLMQNTLPTFYGTLPIVRTILVREKISLVHGHQAFSTLCHEALMHARTMGYKVVFTDHSLYGFSDVGSIHMNKVLQFTLADVNQAICVSHTSKENTVLRSGLPPEKVFMIPNAVDTAMFTPAPEKLSRDEIIIVVISRLVYRKGADLLVEVIPEVCRLYPNVRFIVGGDGPKRVRLEEMREKHSLQDRVEMLGAVPHAQVRSVLITGHIFLNSSLTEAFCIAILEAASCGLLTVSTRVGGVPEVLPDDMIVLAEPVPSDMVQAVKKAIDILPNIDPQAMHLRLKQLYSWHDVARRTEVVYDRALTCSEENLLPRLSRYLTCGAWAGKLFCLVMIIDFLLWHLLQLWQPSEDIDEVPDFVLPHQEQEASRSHQD from the exons ATGCCATCAAACACAATGGATCAAAAGAGACGCCTAAGAATATTGATGGTATCTGATTTTTTTTACCCTAACTTCGGTGGTGTGGAGAATCACATTTATCTGCTCTCCCAATGTCTTCTTAAGCTTGGTCACAAG GTAGTTGTTATGACTCATGCTTATGGAAATCGTTCTGGGGTGCGGTATATGACGGGTGGTCTGAAAGTCTACTATATACCATGGAAACCATTTCTCATGCAGAATACATTGCCAACCTTCTACGGGACACTTCCAATTGTACGGACAATCCTTGTTCGGGAGAAAATTTCCTTGGTGCATGGACATCAAGCCTTCTCAACTCTTTGTCATGAAGCTTTGATGCATGCACGGACCATGGGATACAAAGTCGTATTTACTGATCATTCACTCTATGGGTTTTCTGATGTAGGAAGCATTCACATGAATAAGGTACTGCAATTTACTTTGGCAGATGTGAATCAGGCAATATGTGTTTCTCATACAAGCAAGGAAAATACGGTCCTGAGGTCCGGATTACCCCCAGAAAAGGTCTTCATGATACCAAATGCTGTTGACACGGCTATGTTCACACCTGCACCAGAGAAATTGAGTCGTGATGAAATTATTATCGTTGTGATAAGCAGACTGGTTTACCGGAAGGGGGCTGATTTGCTTGTAGAAGTCATTCCTGAAGTCTGCCGTTTGTACCCAAAT GTCCGATTCATTGTTGGAGGGGATGGCCCTAAACGAGTGCGTCTGGAAGAAATGAGGGAAAAACATTCTCTTCAAGATCGTGTCGAAATGTTAGGGGCAGTTCCACATGCTCAAGTACGGTCTGTCTTAATTACTGGACATATCTTCTTGAATAG ttctcTGACAGAAGCGTTCTGTATAGCAATATTGGAAGCTGCTAGTTGTGGGTTGTTAACCGTCAGTACACGAGTAGGAGGTGTCCCAGAG GTACTTCCTGATGACATGATTGTTCTGGCAGAACCGGTACCAAGCGACATGGTGCAAGCAGTAAAGAAGGCAATAGACATACTTCCGAATATTGACCCCCAAGCTATGCACCTTCGT TTGAAACAATTATATAGTTGGCATGATGTGGCCAGAAGGACTGAAGTTGTATATGATCGTGCATTGACATGTTCTGAAGAGAATCTTCTGCCACGCCTCTCACG GTACCTTACTTGTGGTGCTTGGGCTGGCAAACTTTTCTGCTTGGTTATGATCATAGATTTCTTGTTATGGCATCTCTTACAACTATGGCAG CCCTCTGAAGATATAGATGAGGTGCCTGATTTTGTGCTTCCTCATCAAGAACAAGAAGCTTCTCGATCTCACCAAGATTAA